Proteins co-encoded in one Nothobranchius furzeri strain GRZ-AD chromosome 4, NfurGRZ-RIMD1, whole genome shotgun sequence genomic window:
- the slc25a18 gene encoding mitochondrial glutamate carrier 1 isoform X1: MGEKRVSLPAKLINGGVAGLVGVTCVFPIDLAKTRLQNQQGIQVYKGMFDCLAKTIRSEGYFGCYRGAAVNLTLVTPEKAIKLAANDVFRQQLSKDGRLPLWGEVLAGCGAGTCQVVVTTPMEMLKIQLQDAGRLGELFTRFNVTSSLVLMKTNLGRVYVDPSAAQRPVAAPAQPAAPGPAPPLVAPPPQTQSSRPQRPSATGITVELLKTRGLTGLYRGAGATLMRDVPFSMIYFPLFANLNALGRESAGGQADVQAQASFWQSFMAGCCAGSVAAVAVTPLDVIKTRLQTLQKGEGEDTYRGILDCTRRIMRREGPSAFLKGATCRALVIAPLFGIAQGVYFLGVGEMVLGLLG; this comes from the exons ATGGGAGAAAAGAGAGTTAG TCTCCCTGCTAAGCTGATTAACGGGGGCGTGGCAGGCCTGGTTGGTGTGACATGTGTATTTCCTATTGACCTGGCAAAAACCCGCCTCCAGAACCAGCAGGGCATCCAAGTCTATAAAGGAAT GTTCGACTGCCTAGCCAAGACGATACGATCAGAGGGGTATTTTGGATGCTACAGAG GTGCAGCAGTGAACCTCACACTGGTCACACCAGAAAAAGCCATCAAACTGGCAGCTAATGACGTGTTCAGACAGCAGCTCTCGAAGGATGG GCGCTTACCCCTGTGGGGCGAGGTGCTGGCCGGGTGTGGAGCTGGGACTTGTCAGGTGGTGGTCACCACTCCCATGGAGATGCTCAAAATACAGCTGCAAGACGCAGGGAGGCTCGGTGAGTTATTTACTAGATTTAACGTCACATCTTCGCTCGTTTTGATGAAGACTAACCTGGGAAGGGTTTATGTTGATCCATCAGCTGCACAGAGACCCGTAGCAGCTCCAGCTCAACCTGCTGCTCCTGGTCCAGCTCCACCACTTGTGGCCCCCCCACCACAAACCCAATCCTCCCGTCCACAGCGGCCCTCCGCTACTGGCATCaccgtggagctgctgaagactcGGGGCTTGACTGGCCTCTACAGGGGCGCAGGAGCTACCTTGATGAG GGACGTCCCCTTCTCAATGATCTACTTCCCCTTGTTTGCCAACCTCAATGCTCTGGGCCGGGAGAGCGCCGGCGGCCAGGCTGATGTGCAGGCTCAGGCGTCGTTCTGGCAGTCCTTCATGGCGGGCTGCTGCGCCGGATCAGTTGCAGCCGTTGCAGTCACACCGCTGGACG TCATCAAGACCCGTCTGCAAACGTTGCAAAAAGGCGAGGGCGAGGACACGTACAGAGGAATCCTTGACTGCACCAG aCGCATCATGAGGCGAGAAGGCCCATCAGCATTCCTGAAGGGTGCAACGTGTCGTGCTTTAGTCATTGCTCCTCTCTTTGGTATTGCACAAGGGGTGTATTTTCTAGGGGTAGGCGAGATGGTTCTGGGCTTGTTGGGATAG
- the atp6v1e1a gene encoding V-type proton ATPase subunit E 1a: MALTDADVQKQIKHMMAFIEQEASEKVEEIDAKAEEEFNIEKGRLVQTQRVKIMDYFEKKEKQIDQHKKIQMSNLKNQGRLKVLKTRDDMITDLLHEARQRLAEVTKDADSYSKLLECLVLQGLYQLLEPKVTIRCRQQDVEMVQAAVNRNIPIYQEAVKSKITVRIDQDRFLPSDICGGIEAYNENGKIKVSNTLESRLELLAQQMMPEIRVTLFGPNPNRRFMD, from the exons TGACCGACGCTGACGTACAAAAACAG ATCAAGCACATGATGGCCTTCATTGAGCAAGAGGCCAGTGAGAAAGTAGAGGAAATCGATGCAAAG GCAGAGGAGGAGTTCAATATTGAGAAAGGTCGTTTGGTGCAGACTCAGCGAGTAAAAATCATGGATTACTTcgagaagaaagaaaaacaaattgaCCAGCACAAGAAAAT CCAGATGTCTAATCTGAAGAACCAAGGGAGACTTAAGGTGCTGAAAACCCGAGACGACATGATCACG GACTTGTTGCACGAGGCTCGCCAAAGACTTGCAGAGGTCACTAAAGATGCCGACAGCTACTCCAAGCTGTTGGAGTGTCTGGTGCTTCAG GGATTGTATCAACTGCTTGAGCCTAAAGTAACCATTCGCTGCCGACAGCAGGATGTAGAAATGGTCCAG GCTGCTGTTAACAGAAACATCCCCATCTACCAGGAGGCAGTGAAGAGCAAAATAACAGTCAGGATTGATCAGGATCGCTTCCTTCCGTCTGACAT CTGTGGTGGAATTGAAGCATATAACGAAAATGGGAAAATCAAGGTTTCCAACACTTTGGAGAGCAGGTTGGAACTTCTAGCTCAACAG ATGATGCCTGAAATCCGAGTGACGTTGTTTGGCCCCAACCCGAACCGCAGGTTCATGGATTAA
- the slc25a18 gene encoding mitochondrial glutamate carrier 1 isoform X2 yields MGEKRVSLPAKLINGGVAGLVGVTCVFPIDLAKTRLQNQQGIQVYKGMFDCLAKTIRSEGYFGCYRGAAVNLTLVTPEKAIKLAANDVFRQQLSKDGRLPLWGEVLAGCGAGTCQVVVTTPMEMLKIQLQDAGRLAAQRPVAAPAQPAAPGPAPPLVAPPPQTQSSRPQRPSATGITVELLKTRGLTGLYRGAGATLMRDVPFSMIYFPLFANLNALGRESAGGQADVQAQASFWQSFMAGCCAGSVAAVAVTPLDVIKTRLQTLQKGEGEDTYRGILDCTRRIMRREGPSAFLKGATCRALVIAPLFGIAQGVYFLGVGEMVLGLLG; encoded by the exons ATGGGAGAAAAGAGAGTTAG TCTCCCTGCTAAGCTGATTAACGGGGGCGTGGCAGGCCTGGTTGGTGTGACATGTGTATTTCCTATTGACCTGGCAAAAACCCGCCTCCAGAACCAGCAGGGCATCCAAGTCTATAAAGGAAT GTTCGACTGCCTAGCCAAGACGATACGATCAGAGGGGTATTTTGGATGCTACAGAG GTGCAGCAGTGAACCTCACACTGGTCACACCAGAAAAAGCCATCAAACTGGCAGCTAATGACGTGTTCAGACAGCAGCTCTCGAAGGATGG GCGCTTACCCCTGTGGGGCGAGGTGCTGGCCGGGTGTGGAGCTGGGACTTGTCAGGTGGTGGTCACCACTCCCATGGAGATGCTCAAAATACAGCTGCAAGACGCAGGGAGGCTCG CTGCACAGAGACCCGTAGCAGCTCCAGCTCAACCTGCTGCTCCTGGTCCAGCTCCACCACTTGTGGCCCCCCCACCACAAACCCAATCCTCCCGTCCACAGCGGCCCTCCGCTACTGGCATCaccgtggagctgctgaagactcGGGGCTTGACTGGCCTCTACAGGGGCGCAGGAGCTACCTTGATGAG GGACGTCCCCTTCTCAATGATCTACTTCCCCTTGTTTGCCAACCTCAATGCTCTGGGCCGGGAGAGCGCCGGCGGCCAGGCTGATGTGCAGGCTCAGGCGTCGTTCTGGCAGTCCTTCATGGCGGGCTGCTGCGCCGGATCAGTTGCAGCCGTTGCAGTCACACCGCTGGACG TCATCAAGACCCGTCTGCAAACGTTGCAAAAAGGCGAGGGCGAGGACACGTACAGAGGAATCCTTGACTGCACCAG aCGCATCATGAGGCGAGAAGGCCCATCAGCATTCCTGAAGGGTGCAACGTGTCGTGCTTTAGTCATTGCTCCTCTCTTTGGTATTGCACAAGGGGTGTATTTTCTAGGGGTAGGCGAGATGGTTCTGGGCTTGTTGGGATAG